The proteins below are encoded in one region of Triticum aestivum cultivar Chinese Spring chromosome 1B, IWGSC CS RefSeq v2.1, whole genome shotgun sequence:
- the LOC123091875 gene encoding 14 kDa proline-rich protein DC2.15 produces the protein MAMVARAALLLAMVVVASATYCPPPPAPVPRYGSCPQNALKLHVCANVLNLVKAKIGVPPTEPCCSLLDGLVNLDAAVCLCTAIKANVLGIHLNVPIDLSLILNNCGKICPADFQCIH, from the coding sequence ATGGCCATGGTAGCGAGAGCCGCGCTGCTCCTGGCCATGGTGGTCGTGGCAAGCGCCACCTACTgccccccgccgccggcgccggtgcCCCGCTACGGGTCGTGCCCCCAGAACGCGCTCAAGCTGCACGTGTGTGCCAACGTGCTGAACCTGGTGAAGGCCAAGATCGGCGTGCCGCCAACGGAGCCCTGCTGCTCGCTCCTCGACGGGCTCGTCAACCTGGACGCCGCCGTCTGCCTTTGCACCGCCATCAAGGCCAACGTGCTCGGGATCCACCTCAACGTCCCCATCGACCTTAGCCTCATCCTGAACAACTGCGGCAAGATCTGCCCCGCCGACTTCCAGTGCATCCACTAG
- the LOC123091879 gene encoding cortical cell-delineating protein-like — protein MYIACTGERLLLLKVEYRENRTATRDRISPSRFDPYHYGSCPRDMLKVKACVNVLGLLKVNVNQPRDEHCCSLLDGLAGLDAALCL, from the coding sequence atgTACATCGCATGCACGGGTGAAAGGTTACTGCTACTGAAGGTGGAATACCGTGAAAATCGGACCGCAACAAGAGACCGGATCTCGCCCTCGAGGTTCGATCCTTATCACTACGGGTCGTGCCCCAGGGACATGCTGAAGGTGAAGGCGTGCGTGAACGTGCTGGGCCTGCTCAAGGTCAATGTCAACCAGCCGCGCGACGAGCACTGCTGCTCGCTCCTCGACGGGCTCGCCGGCCTGGACGCGGCGCTCTGCCTCTGA